A genomic window from Candidatus Methylomirabilota bacterium includes:
- the dapF gene encoding diaminopimelate epimerase has protein sequence MKFVKAHGLGNDYIVLNDADLGFNLTPEAIRLICHRHYGVGSDGILLFAGPRTPPFGLRIFNPDGCEAEKSGNGIRIFAKYLFEHGYTREKAFYIETKGGLVRVEVELEGDRVTHVTVEMGRATFRSPEIPVTGEEREVVNEEMRLEGDRLPFTAVSVGNPHCVILVDQLEPEHLRQLGPQIEHHTLFPQRTNVQFAKVESRDRVAILIWERGAGYTLASGTSACAVAAACRRQGLVDDQVTIQMPGGDLAVTIRPNWELTMRGPVSEVYTGNLSPDLVEEIKKARPS, from the coding sequence ATCAAATTTGTGAAGGCCCACGGATTGGGGAACGATTACATTGTCCTCAACGATGCCGACCTCGGTTTTAATCTGACCCCGGAGGCGATCCGACTCATCTGTCATCGACATTACGGCGTCGGCTCGGATGGCATCCTGCTCTTCGCCGGCCCGCGAACGCCCCCCTTCGGCCTCCGGATCTTCAACCCTGACGGGTGTGAGGCGGAAAAAAGTGGCAACGGGATTCGTATTTTTGCCAAATACCTTTTCGAACATGGTTACACCCGGGAAAAGGCCTTTTATATCGAGACCAAGGGAGGGCTCGTGCGGGTCGAAGTCGAGCTGGAGGGGGATCGGGTCACGCACGTAACGGTCGAGATGGGACGGGCAACCTTTCGCAGCCCCGAGATCCCTGTAACCGGAGAAGAACGAGAGGTGGTGAACGAGGAGATGAGACTCGAGGGGGACCGTCTCCCGTTCACCGCGGTCTCAGTAGGCAATCCCCACTGCGTCATTCTGGTGGATCAACTGGAACCGGAACATTTGCGACAGCTGGGACCCCAGATCGAACATCACACGTTGTTCCCCCAACGGACCAACGTGCAGTTTGCCAAGGTGGAATCGCGGGACCGGGTGGCTATTCTAATCTGGGAACGCGGGGCAGGCTACACGCTGGCATCGGGCACGAGCGCCTGCGCGGTGGCTGCTGCCTGTCGCCGACAGGGTTTGGTGGATGACCAGGTGACGATCCAGATGCCCGGCGGGGATCTCGCCGTCACGATCCGGCCAAATTGGGAGCTGACGATGCGGGGCCCCGTCAGCGAAGTGTACACTGGCAACCTGAGCCCCGATCTCGTTGAAGAGATCAAAAAGGCGAGACCTTCCTAG